tttattGTATAATTGATTTTGAACTCATAGTAAGTTACGAAATTTTgacttattaaaaaattaaatatcatcAAAGATGCACATAATTAATTATGCAATTTTTTATGCCAATCGAAATATACACTCAGAATTGATGAAGCCAATTGATTAATAGCGGTCTTTGATTGAGCAATAAAAAAAGACTAAttgtctttttcttcttttcactaTTACTATTATTGGAGGTAAAGATAAAAATAGATCAagttttgtttttaataggtcTGGCATGTTATATAATTAATTGGTCTGAGTTTGACTTGTAGTTTATTAAGACTTTATTTAAAGTATTAAGCCTAACTTGTTTTTAGTTTGATCTAGTTTAAAGTTTCTAAAAATCCGAGGAAAAGCGCGCTGAGCTTCATTCTTTAATTTGGTTCAGAACAGAGAAAAAAggggaaataaaaaataaaaccggaAATAAAATCAATATGAGAAAATTATATGTAGACCATataacttttattaattcattaattaataaCAAGATATTATaacacacatatatttatatgaaCCTCAACTTTTTAACATGTTAGATCGGTATGACAGTATTTTGATCCAAACCTCCATTTTCTGAAGAGGATAAATAACAACTTGTTCCAGTTCCACCACAAAGAGTTCTGCAGGACCATAAAGTCATGGCAGCTGTTTTAAATTAATGCAACCAATTTTAATTTAGGGTATGTATAATTATTATATGCTAAGAGAAATTAGTGGCACATTCTTAATACCTCTGCATTGGATGTTCTTTCCTATGGTCTCACTTGGCTTCAACTTTTTTAAAGAGCCATTTCCATTTGCATCTACTTCTAGACCTGtcatttttacttttctttcttaAAAGAAGATGATTTTCttcaatttaatttcttttgtgtcccaaaaaaaaaagatagttaAATAAATAGATGAATGTTAGCCTTCTTTATTACTGTGTAGTTTGGAAGTAGAAGCAGATGGACAGATTCAATTAACAACAtgacacacatatatataaaggACAGGTTTCACAACTAATCATCAGTGATttcgtttttttctttttttttttaataaaaaagtaaatttttataaaattgtgaTTAGGAGTAATGAAGGTGAAGGATAGGTAGAAGACAAATTAAGTTAATGAGAAGTTAGTTGAaattagttttagcttagttggCATCATAAATATTGTACGGAAAAAGTTTGGTAACCAAAATATTTCAGCCATAATTAGCCAAAACTTTTCATAATTCACTtcatttatatcatttaatatcagttttattttttatcccaCTCTCTTATCATTCTACTTATCACCGTTCTTATCAAATCTacttattaattatattaattataaaatcataTCAGTTTTTATTAGGCATTATTGTAATCAATaattaatattcctttttataatttgatttatatatataaaaatacaataaagattaataattatatttaaaaacgATAATTATAATATCAATTACATTAAATAATTGCAATTGATTCTTTGTCCGTTATGGTATTTATCATCAATTATTGGAGATATGAAACATGAAACTTATCCTATGTTAATTCAATcatattcattcaaaaatcacaagAACAACACCATTGCAAGCACAATAGTGTATCAACTAAGAAATTTTACATGAAATTATTGTTATCATTATAATTTGTATGGTAATTGATTTCGACCTTAATACAGTACCTATGGTAGAAGGTGCTTTTATGGCAATTGATTTCGACCTTAATATAGTACCTATGGTAGAAGGTGCTTTGATGAGGTATGGTAATAGCCtggattattttttatgtattttttaacaCTTTAATTATATGCGTAacattttttatcattatttgttTGCTATTTATGTCtaaaaaagtaaatttttttattatttttgttatattttttaatttttaaaaataattttatgaaaatagaagcatttaaaattattttcgtAACATGTGAATGATATACTTTTacctttgatttatttttatatctttttttcaaatttttatttgtaGTATTCTTAATTATATCATTGGATCTCTTATTAGTAAAAAacctaatttaatttttataaagaCTAAAAACTGAAAAACCAATAATTATTTTAGAAGAATGTTTTGTATACCATTTTATATATGTTTCAAATGTTTACCTTCAAATGTATACCTTCAATTGAACAGAGTTTTTTAACAATAAGAATTATTAAAacagactttgaaataagatGAAAGACGAATTTTTAGCagattatataattatatatgttaaaaaagagaatactttaaattttattttagatgataaattgataattttagttatataaaatatcacaaaataaatttaaaaataccaAAATCTTAAAGTAGGTAGTTGAATGTTAATTGTTTATATGAAGCAGAAACACACGCCAAAAAAGTGTGGGCAATATTTCAAGCTCTTGGCAACATAGCCTTTGCATATTCCTTTTCTGATATTCTCATTGAAATTCAGGTATACCCTTTTTTTCTATATACTAATCATTAGTTTTAAAATAAATGCGGCTCCATTAATACATTGGAAAAAAAATGTATTTAAACACAAGAAAAAATATAAGGAAGCAATATAGAAATCAACTAAATAAATGTATGTATTTAAATACAACTGTATTCTAAATATATTagttatacaaaaaaattagttttGGTGTAGAATTTAGATCATTTAAAATAAAgagattaataaaatattaaattaaaagatttaattttaaaaaataataaaaaaacttttttttctcACATGTAAATTAATGAGTATATAATAATACACTGACTAAACAGGATACCATAAAATCTCCATTGGAAGTAAGAACCATGAAGAGGGCTACAAATTTAAGTATTGCAACCACCACAACATTCTATGTTCTTTGTGGGTGCATAGGATATGGTGCATTTGGAAATTCAACACCAGGAAACTTACTCACAGCGTTTGATAAACCATTCTGGCTTGTTGATATTGCAAATTTAGCATTAATTATTCAACTGGTGGGAGCATACCAAGTTTATTCTCAACCCCTCTTTGCATTTGTTGAAGAACGGACAACTAAAAAATGGGAAATAATTGGAAAAGAATACAAAGTTCAAATCCCATTTTTACCCTCATACAACCTAAATATATTTAGAATAATTTGGAGATCATTGTATGTTGTGGTAAGCACTCTTATAGCTATGTTGATTCCGTTCTTTAATGACATATTAGGAGTGATTGGGGCATTAGGGTTTTGGCCCTTATCAGTTTATTTTCCAGTGGAAATGTATATCAAACAGAAAAAGATCCCAAAATGGAGTGGGAGTTGGATTCTTTTGCAAAGTTTGAGTATGTTCTGTCTCCTGGTAACATTTGCTGCACTTGTTGGGTCTATAGTTGGTGTCTTATTGGACCTTAAGACATATAAACCATTCAGTGCAAGCTTGTAGCCCAAATCTGTTGTCCAACATTCTatattaattactttttagttgTATTTTAATAATTCTTATTTCAAAGTATGTTTTAATAATTCTTATTGTTAAAAAATAccaccaaaaaaaatttttaaagtactaattttagtttttatgatcaattttatattattttattaatgtaTAGCATAAAATAACATGTAAATATATCACTCAACATGTTAATAAAACAATAATAGTTAACTAGTCAGATACTAAAACAATTTATAGaatattacaaaaataaaaataaaattaataatttttgaaattttagtgACTAGAATATAAAATACCACCAAATTAAACCTTTATTCATTAATGCATATAATGATTTGTATTCAACAATAGAGAGTGTTAGTTGTATTAAGCAAATTCAAATAGAAAAACAAGTTAAATATAACCTGAAACTTGAGCAATTCCAAGAGCCAGACCAATTAAGGAATAAGTGAAGGACATCATTGACGAAAGTATTGAGAGCCATCTCATTTTATGAAAATTCGGAATTTGAGAAAATCCAAGTTGAATTACCCCAAACCATATTATATATCGGTTACCAGAAACATGGCATGTTTTTTTTGCATGAGAGGAATGTATGCAATTTGTCTTTGTGATTGTCCTGCCAATCAAAGCCAATAAATTGTAATCAATTTCAAACATAACTGTCTTTTTTATAACTTCTGAATAATTATGCTAAGattcaaataattttaataaaagacAATACATGAATTTTCTTTTAACtagattatatttatttattttactagtATTATCTAAGAGTTTAATTTACTATTAGTATAAATGAGAATACtggatttttttttggtgactaaatgaGAATACTGGATTAGATATATATCATTATTTACCAACAACAAATACAAATTaggttaaaaaaaaagtataggtaaaATATCTTTTAATTAGCTAATTTTAAACAATTGcaattaataatcattaattttgtattttttaaaaaaataaaatttaaataatcactaattaatgataattaattagTATAGAGTACAATTTACAAATTCTTATTGACTTGTTGTTGGCTAAAAATTAGTAGAGATTGTTAAATTAATTATCTAAAATCTAGTGAAATATGACTAGTTGATTTGAGCTTAGCAAATTAATCTACTAtgagaaattagtttttttttatgaaaaaaataaagctCAACCTTTCAATTTTTatccataaaaatttaaaattaattagaagAAAAAGTGCCAAATTACTTCAACTTACGGCTCATCGTTTTAAATCATTAAAATGgactttttttaaaataattatcatTCAAAGtatattagtatatatatacatacaaattGACCAAATGAAATCAATTTCAAAGTTTTAAAGATTTCAAAAATAAACATAAGGGTTAACTGAACTCACATCATACTAATGGCGGCCGCAATTGTATATCCTATTGAAACTCCGTAAAGATTTGCATACTGTATTATCCCACAAAAAATGGAATTTTTTCCTCCTGTAAAATAATTATGACATATCCAATATTATTTAtggaaatatttaatttttaatgtattatATTTGCTATCATAAGTTAgttttctatttttgaaaacactTTATAGTTTCCTATTTTTCAAAACACTTTATAATGAAATATATATGACCACTATGCTTTTTAATCATTAAATAAACTACGTAGTCACAGCAAGATAGACATTGTTTTAATTAATGTACAACTAAAATAAACACCTTAATTATACTTATACAATTAAATTTATCATAAGAAAATACCAAATTAAATATACATTTTCAAGTTGCATGTGTCATTTTTAATATTACGTGAATATGTAATTGTAATTAACAAAAAACACATAAATTCATTTATATCTCCTCAAAATGCATCATCAGATTGAAAAAGATCTGCTTGTAAATGTAAAAtccatatataatttaattttgtttatactTACCTAGAATGTTTTCAACCGCATCCATGTACGTGTAGTTCCTTTTGCCAGTGATGGGGTCTCCGGCACGATAACTATTGGCAAGAAAATGTGAAGTGTACAAGGTGACGAGACCGAAAATCATAACAACAAGGCCACCACTCCATCCTAGTTGTGCTATGGACCATGCTAAGGATAAAGTTCCAGATCCAATTACTGCTGTTATTATATATGAGCTTGTCATCCACATGGTTCCTGCACCAAATATAATATACAtcaaatatcataaaaaattatatccatttgaataattaatatgtaAGTTAATAACGTTATTTACAGCTTTTTATAATAAAACACCATTGAAATTAAATCTCTTCATGTATAATCAATAAGAGCTTCGATTATTCTTCTATGATTttcttataaataaaaaaaaaaaaagaaaaggaagagatGATAATAATAACATACATGGATTAGTTTAATTTGATTTGTATTATTATTACCTGTTCGTTTTGGGCGGCCGTCGTCATCATAGAGTGAGTCATCTTGATGGTGGCTAACAGTGTGTTATGCATGTTCAGGAGACTTTAAATATAACTATTCTACCTTAGAACTAATAAGtgtaaaagggaattaaatagaAAAGAGATATAGTGCAGGGTTTGGTGGTAATCAAGGGTTTGTGTGTTATACGTTATCTTTTTGTGTCGATTGTCTCCCCACTACAGAAGTATTTTCTAGCTATGGCGCTTGTAATGTTGCGGTAATAAAGGGGAGTGAGAATTTTGTGGGATGGGTTGTTACTCACGAGGAAGATTCGGAATGCACAATATCATGCAgttatgatgattgatgagtttAACAGGAAAAAATCAAACGCATATAGAGGAGGCCTTATTGGACTGGGTTGGGGGAGAAGACGCTGGAAGGGCTTTGACGCCAGGAGGTAGGGACGCGACCCACGGGAAACAAATTACAACTGATGAAGGAGTTGGGGACGATGCGCACTGGTGATGCATCCACAAACACTTTTTGTAGAATTAAATAAAACGTGTGTGAAAAAAAAATGGCAATTTAGTTAGGAAAAAGTTTAGTAACCAAAATATTTCAGCCATAATTAGCCAAAATTTTTCATAATTCACTtcatttatatcatttaatatcagttttattttttatctcacTCTCTTATCATTCTACTTATTACCGTTCTTATCAAATCTa
The DNA window shown above is from Arachis ipaensis cultivar K30076 chromosome B08, Araip1.1, whole genome shotgun sequence and carries:
- the LOC107611761 gene encoding amino acid permease 3-like, producing the protein MKRATNLSIATTTTFYVLCGCIGYGAFGNSTPGNLLTAFDKPFWLVDIANLALIIQLVGAYQVYSQPLFAFVEERTTKKWEIIGKEYKVQIPFLPSYNLNIFRIIWRSLYVVVSTLIAMLIPFFNDILGVIGALGFWPLSVYFPVEMYIKQKKIPKWSGSWILLQSLSMFCLLVTFAALVGSIVGVLLDLKTYKPFSASL
- the LOC107611762 gene encoding amino acid permease 2-like; protein product: MAEIFCHHQDDSLYDDDGRPKRTGTMWMTSSYIITAVIGSGTLSLAWSIAQLGWSGGLVVMIFGLVTLYTSHFLANSYRAGDPITGKRNYTYMDAVENILGGKNSIFCGIIQYANLYGVSIGYTIAAAISMMTITKTNCIHSSHAKKTCHVSGNRYIIWFGVIQLGFSQIPNFHKMRWLSILSSMMSFTYSLIGLALGIAQVSGYI